A genomic region of Ensifer adhaerens contains the following coding sequences:
- a CDS encoding MnmC family methyltransferase: MLPWIQLDRATIPGDGDELRLKQRGQEFSIMLGSTELMNSRLSGSEEALATLAYERIAGRKNMSMLIGGLGMGFTLRAALGVLPEDARVTVAELVPAVVDWARGPMAELHKGTLDDPRVDIHIGDVGALIRAKKAAYDAILLDIDNGPDGLTRASNDSLYSHTGLRAAQAALRPNGVLAVWSSAPDSAFTRRLREVGFATDEVNVRANGKRGGARHVLWMATKR; this comes from the coding sequence ATGCTTCCCTGGATCCAGCTAGACCGCGCAACCATTCCCGGCGACGGCGACGAGTTGCGCCTGAAGCAGCGCGGCCAGGAATTTTCGATCATGCTCGGTTCGACTGAACTGATGAACAGCCGGCTGAGCGGTTCGGAAGAAGCGCTGGCGACGCTCGCCTACGAGCGGATCGCCGGCCGAAAAAACATGAGCATGCTGATCGGCGGGCTCGGCATGGGGTTCACGCTCAGGGCTGCCCTCGGCGTTCTGCCGGAAGATGCCCGGGTGACCGTCGCCGAACTCGTGCCGGCCGTGGTCGACTGGGCACGCGGGCCGATGGCCGAACTCCACAAAGGCACGCTCGACGACCCCCGTGTCGATATCCATATCGGTGACGTCGGCGCGCTGATCCGCGCGAAGAAGGCGGCCTATGATGCCATCCTGCTCGATATCGACAACGGCCCGGATGGCCTGACGCGCGCCTCCAACGACAGCCTCTACAGCCATACCGGTCTTCGCGCCGCGCAGGCTGCGCTACGCCCGAATGGTGTTCTGGCCGTCTGGTCGTCCGCGCCGGACAGCGCCTTTACCCGCCGCCTGCGTGAAGTCGGCTTTGCCACGGACGAGGTGAATGTGCGCGCCAACGGCAAACGTGGCGGTGCCCGCCACGTGTTGTGGATGGCGACCAAACGCTGA
- a CDS encoding MerR family transcriptional regulator: MPRDHWKYEGMLAAPDRGGFLPILPLPHHDPTTPLAIADMADAFGVTHRTLHFYEEKGLLTAARMGPMRIYNEEHIRRMAVINACREIDMPIAAILELLTGLAATEDQADADRLFREALLARRRELAAQQANLRRQMQRITELLESGDGSGPEADDDDHVHLSPIESECLTFMAEGYPAPRIARLMEMDVAAALTLEAGIIRKFGANNRFQAIAKAVIAGMITAE, encoded by the coding sequence ATGCCGCGAGATCACTGGAAATACGAAGGCATGCTGGCCGCGCCTGACCGCGGCGGCTTCCTGCCCATTCTTCCCCTTCCCCACCACGACCCGACGACGCCGCTGGCGATTGCCGACATGGCCGATGCCTTCGGCGTCACCCATCGCACCCTGCACTTCTACGAGGAGAAGGGACTTCTGACCGCCGCCCGCATGGGGCCGATGCGGATTTATAACGAAGAACACATCCGCCGCATGGCCGTCATCAACGCCTGTCGTGAGATCGACATGCCGATCGCCGCCATCCTGGAGCTTTTGACCGGCCTTGCCGCGACCGAGGATCAGGCGGATGCCGACCGGTTGTTTCGCGAAGCGCTCCTGGCGCGGCGCCGGGAACTGGCGGCCCAGCAGGCGAACCTTCGCCGCCAGATGCAGCGCATCACCGAATTGCTCGAAAGCGGCGATGGCAGCGGCCCCGAGGCGGACGATGATGACCATGTCCACCTGTCTCCGATAGAGAGCGAATGCCTGACCTTCATGGCCGAAGGCTATCCGGCCCCGCGCATCGCCCGCCTGATGGAGATGGATGTCGCGGCGGCCCTCACGCTCGAAGCCGGCATCATCCGCAAGTTCGGCGCCAACAACCGCTTCCAGGCAATCGCCAAGGCCGTGATCGCCGGCATGATCACGGCGGAGTAG